Proteins encoded within one genomic window of Flavobacterium gilvum:
- a CDS encoding glycoside hydrolase family 65 protein, whose protein sequence is MNQDYIKPDNWSIIEEGFDRERVKSSESLFSIGNGAMGQRANFEENYSAETFQGSYIAGIYYPDKTKVGWWKNGYPKYFAKVLNAPNWIGINVEINGEDFDLNNCTQVSNFRRELNMKEGWYQRSFEATLKNGTEIAVDIKRFLSLDLDEVGVIYYEITPLNKDAKIIYKPYIDAGVTNEDANWEEKFWEPLDVKKSGNEAFVTAQTFKTHFKVTTFMQNTIWSRGEKQNMSPISVDTKADKIVFHYDAIVGKGEKSAIQKIGGYTVSLNHTDTVSAAEKVIQAALAKGYKQLLQDQIDAWAKIWEMSDITIEGDVKAQQGIRFNIFQLNQTYLGKDSRLNIGPKGFTGEKYGGSTYWDTEAYCIPFYMATKDQQVARNLLTYRYNQLDKAIENAKDNLGFKNGAALYPMVTMNGEECHNEWEITHEEIHRNGAIAFAIYNYHRFTGDYSYIPEKGLEVLIGIARFWHQRASFSKNKNQYMILGVTGPNEYENNINNNFYTNYIAKWCIDYATAQIQKVSLEYPSDHKRIIEKVKLSDAELQEWNKVAGNMYFPRSEEMGIYLQQDGFLDKDLVRVKDLDRSQRPINQKWSWDRVLRSPYIKQADVLQCFYFFEDHFSKEELERNFDFYESFTVHESSLSPCVHSIQAALLDKMDMAYAFYLRTSRLDLDDYNKEVEEGCHITSMAGTWMSIVEGFGGMRVKNDALHFSPKIPKEWGGYSFKINFRNQILKIAVDHKETKFTLEGTHELTVYVNGKAVLVQPKN, encoded by the coding sequence ATGAATCAAGATTATATAAAACCGGACAATTGGTCTATCATTGAAGAAGGCTTTGATAGAGAGCGCGTGAAATCATCTGAAAGTCTTTTCAGTATTGGAAATGGAGCGATGGGACAAAGAGCCAATTTTGAAGAAAATTATTCAGCTGAAACTTTCCAAGGAAGTTATATTGCCGGAATTTATTATCCGGACAAAACCAAAGTGGGCTGGTGGAAAAATGGTTATCCAAAATATTTTGCCAAAGTATTGAACGCTCCAAACTGGATTGGTATCAACGTAGAAATAAACGGTGAAGATTTTGACTTGAACAATTGTACTCAGGTTTCAAATTTCCGTCGTGAATTGAATATGAAAGAAGGCTGGTACCAACGTTCTTTTGAGGCCACTTTGAAAAACGGAACCGAAATTGCAGTTGATATCAAACGCTTTTTGTCTCTTGATTTGGATGAAGTTGGAGTGATTTATTATGAAATCACGCCCTTGAACAAAGATGCAAAAATCATCTACAAACCATACATCGATGCGGGTGTAACCAATGAAGATGCGAACTGGGAGGAAAAATTCTGGGAACCATTAGACGTAAAAAAATCAGGGAATGAAGCTTTTGTTACGGCTCAAACCTTCAAAACGCATTTTAAAGTAACAACCTTCATGCAAAACACGATTTGGTCAAGAGGTGAAAAACAAAATATGTCTCCAATTTCTGTTGACACCAAGGCTGATAAAATTGTATTTCATTATGATGCCATTGTGGGTAAAGGCGAAAAATCGGCTATTCAAAAAATTGGAGGATATACCGTTTCGCTAAATCATACGGATACCGTTTCGGCAGCCGAAAAAGTGATTCAGGCCGCATTGGCAAAAGGATACAAACAATTATTGCAAGACCAAATTGATGCTTGGGCAAAAATTTGGGAAATGTCAGACATCACTATTGAAGGTGATGTGAAAGCACAACAGGGAATTCGTTTCAATATTTTTCAACTGAATCAAACCTATTTAGGAAAAGATTCCCGTTTGAATATTGGTCCAAAAGGATTTACCGGAGAAAAATACGGCGGATCGACCTATTGGGATACCGAGGCATATTGTATTCCATTTTATATGGCGACCAAAGACCAGCAAGTGGCTCGTAATTTGTTGACTTACCGTTACAATCAATTGGACAAAGCCATCGAAAATGCTAAAGATAATTTAGGTTTTAAAAACGGTGCTGCTTTGTACCCAATGGTGACTATGAATGGCGAAGAATGTCATAACGAATGGGAAATCACTCACGAAGAAATTCACAGAAACGGAGCTATTGCTTTTGCAATTTACAATTACCACCGTTTTACAGGCGATTACTCTTATATTCCAGAGAAAGGATTGGAAGTTTTAATAGGTATTGCCCGTTTTTGGCACCAAAGAGCTTCTTTCTCCAAAAACAAAAATCAATATATGATTTTGGGAGTGACTGGACCAAACGAATACGAAAACAACATCAACAATAATTTCTATACCAATTATATTGCCAAATGGTGCATTGATTATGCTACAGCTCAAATTCAAAAAGTATCATTGGAATACCCTTCAGACCACAAACGCATTATCGAAAAAGTAAAACTTTCGGATGCTGAATTGCAGGAATGGAACAAAGTGGCTGGTAATATGTATTTCCCAAGATCCGAAGAAATGGGTATTTACTTGCAACAGGATGGTTTCTTGGATAAAGACTTGGTACGCGTAAAAGATTTGGATCGTTCACAAAGGCCAATTAACCAAAAATGGTCTTGGGATCGTGTATTGCGTTCGCCTTATATCAAACAAGCCGATGTATTACAGTGTTTTTACTTCTTCGAAGATCATTTCTCGAAAGAAGAATTGGAACGTAATTTCGATTTCTACGAATCATTTACGGTGCATGAAAGTTCGCTTTCTCCTTGCGTACACTCGATTCAGGCCGCTTTATTGGACAAAATGGATATGGCGTATGCCTTTTATTTGAGAACTTCCCGTTTGGATCTTGACGATTACAACAAAGAAGTTGAAGAAGGTTGTCACATTACATCAATGGCTGGAACTTGGATGAGTATTGTCGAAGGTTTTGGCGGAATGAGAGTGAAAAATGATGCGCTTCATTTCTCTCCAAAAATCCCAAAAGAATGGGGTGGCTATTCGTTTAAAATCAATTTCAGAAACCAAATTCTGAAAATCGCAGTGGATCATAAGGAAACCAAATTCACTTTGGAAGGAACTCATGAATTGACTGTTTATGTAAACGGCAAAGCAGTTTTGGTTCAGCCAAAAAATTAA
- a CDS encoding BaiN/RdsA family NAD(P)/FAD-dependent oxidoreductase, protein MNQNFDILVVGGGAAGFFTAINIVEKNPKTKVAILERGAEVLSKVRVSGGGRCNVTHACFEPNELVKFYPRGEKELRGPFHQFCSGDTVEWFEKHGVELKIEEDGRMFPVSNSSQTIIDCFVKATQKLGIKIFTGQSVQSIFKKDNFWKVGTQNENYVAAKLVLATGSNPKIWEMLQKQGHAIVNPVPSLFTFNIKDPRIKELPGVAAQVTVKVKDTKLTSTGPLLITHWGMSGPAILKLSAWGARILHDKNYQFTIYVNWLNDLDAEDAEKTLKANKQEHAKKAVSKKSLFGLTNRLWESLVLASGIPAETKWADLSKNQLQNLVNQLTNCTFQVNGKSTFKEEFVTAGGIDLKEINFKTMESKLHENLFFAGEIVNIDAITGGFNFQNAWTSGFIVANAILVND, encoded by the coding sequence ATGAATCAAAATTTTGACATACTTGTTGTTGGTGGTGGAGCTGCCGGTTTTTTTACGGCAATTAATATTGTGGAGAAAAATCCAAAAACCAAAGTAGCCATTCTTGAAAGAGGCGCCGAAGTTTTGTCAAAAGTTCGTGTTTCCGGAGGAGGACGCTGCAATGTGACGCATGCCTGTTTTGAACCCAATGAGTTGGTAAAATTTTATCCTCGTGGCGAAAAGGAATTGCGTGGCCCATTTCATCAATTTTGCTCGGGCGATACGGTAGAATGGTTTGAAAAACATGGAGTGGAACTGAAAATTGAGGAAGACGGGCGTATGTTTCCAGTTTCAAATTCGTCGCAAACCATAATTGATTGTTTTGTAAAAGCAACCCAAAAACTTGGAATTAAAATTTTTACAGGACAAAGTGTACAGTCCATTTTCAAAAAAGACAATTTCTGGAAAGTGGGAACACAGAATGAAAATTATGTTGCCGCTAAATTGGTTCTTGCCACAGGAAGCAATCCGAAAATTTGGGAAATGCTTCAAAAACAAGGGCACGCGATTGTGAACCCAGTTCCATCGTTATTTACTTTCAATATAAAAGACCCGAGAATCAAGGAATTGCCTGGCGTTGCGGCGCAGGTTACCGTAAAAGTCAAAGACACAAAACTGACTTCGACAGGGCCATTGTTAATCACGCATTGGGGAATGAGCGGTCCAGCGATTTTAAAATTATCAGCTTGGGGAGCCCGGATTTTACATGACAAAAACTATCAATTTACCATTTATGTGAATTGGCTCAACGATTTGGATGCCGAAGATGCCGAGAAAACTTTAAAGGCAAACAAACAAGAGCACGCCAAAAAAGCAGTTTCCAAAAAATCTCTTTTTGGGCTAACGAATCGTTTGTGGGAAAGTTTAGTATTGGCTTCAGGAATTCCTGCCGAAACCAAATGGGCGGATTTGTCCAAAAATCAATTGCAGAATTTAGTGAACCAATTGACAAATTGTACTTTTCAGGTCAATGGCAAAAGTACTTTTAAGGAAGAATTCGTAACTGCCGGCGGAATTGATTTAAAAGAAATTAACTTCAAAACGATGGAAAGCAAACTGCATGAGAATCTCTTTTTCGCCGGAGAAATTGTAAATATCGATGCGATTACAGGAGGTTTTAATTTTCAAAATGCTTGGACAAGCGGGTTTATTGTGGCGAATGCAATTCTTGTAAATGATTAA
- a CDS encoding alpha-amylase family glycosyl hydrolase encodes MINKKVIVSLFVLLAIPFANAQIKVKSNLKPKAKTEKAPFVWEGANLYFLMTDRFYNGDKSNDVNFNRTKTPGKLRGFEGGDLRGIIQKIDEGYFTKLGINVIWFTPIVEQIHDGVDEGTGFSYGFHGYWTRDWTALDPNFGTKKDLAELVKKAHAKGIRIMLDGVINHTGPVTPVDTVWPEGWVRTEPKCQYSNFDNTTACTLVANLPDVKTESKVAVALPPFLVEKWKAEGRYEKEVTSLDAFFKRTGYPRTPKYYIIKWLTDYITEFGIDGYRADTVKHTDESVWADFKTQCDYAFAQWKKNNPTKVLDNNPFYTIAEVYNYNISNGKLFDFGDKKVNYYENGFTAMINFEFKSDAQKDYTSLFSKYSNLLNGELKGNSVLNYLSSHDDGGPFDAKRTKSIESGTKLLLSPGIAQVYYGDESARSLVVEGTVGDATLRSFMNWDAVNKNPDTQKILLHWQKLGQFRKNHPAVGAGVNTEISSKPYLCSRNFTNGKYSDTVVIGLDLAKGKKEISVGSSFKEGAKVRDAYSGKTATVLNGKVSVDSEFDIVLLELHK; translated from the coding sequence ATGATAAATAAAAAAGTAATAGTATCGCTGTTTGTTTTATTGGCAATACCTTTTGCGAATGCACAAATAAAAGTAAAATCAAATTTGAAGCCGAAAGCCAAAACAGAAAAAGCTCCTTTTGTTTGGGAAGGGGCCAATTTGTATTTTTTGATGACCGACCGTTTTTATAATGGAGATAAATCAAATGATGTGAATTTTAACAGAACCAAAACTCCCGGAAAACTTCGCGGTTTTGAGGGGGGAGATCTTAGAGGAATAATTCAGAAAATAGACGAGGGATATTTTACAAAACTAGGAATCAATGTCATTTGGTTCACACCTATTGTCGAGCAAATTCATGATGGTGTAGATGAAGGAACAGGCTTCAGTTATGGGTTTCATGGTTATTGGACAAGAGATTGGACGGCATTAGACCCAAATTTCGGAACCAAAAAAGATTTGGCCGAATTGGTAAAAAAAGCCCATGCCAAAGGAATCCGAATCATGCTTGACGGTGTAATCAATCATACCGGGCCGGTGACTCCGGTGGATACCGTTTGGCCAGAAGGATGGGTTCGAACAGAACCAAAGTGTCAATACAGTAATTTTGATAACACCACAGCTTGTACTTTGGTAGCCAATCTACCGGATGTGAAAACTGAAAGTAAAGTTGCTGTTGCCTTGCCTCCTTTTTTGGTTGAAAAATGGAAAGCCGAAGGGAGATATGAAAAAGAAGTAACTTCATTAGACGCTTTTTTCAAAAGAACGGGCTATCCAAGAACGCCTAAATATTATATCATAAAATGGCTGACCGATTATATTACCGAGTTTGGAATTGATGGTTACAGAGCCGATACAGTAAAACATACAGATGAAAGTGTTTGGGCGGATTTCAAGACACAATGTGATTATGCGTTTGCACAATGGAAAAAAAATAATCCAACCAAAGTTTTGGACAACAATCCGTTTTACACCATAGCCGAAGTGTATAATTACAACATCAGTAATGGAAAATTATTTGATTTTGGAGACAAAAAAGTCAATTATTACGAGAATGGATTTACGGCTATGATCAATTTTGAATTCAAAAGCGATGCCCAAAAAGACTATACTTCTTTGTTTTCAAAATATTCCAATTTACTGAACGGAGAATTGAAAGGAAACAGCGTTTTGAACTATTTGTCTTCGCACGACGATGGCGGCCCATTTGACGCCAAACGTACCAAAAGTATCGAAAGTGGAACGAAATTATTATTGTCTCCGGGTATTGCCCAAGTATATTATGGTGACGAATCGGCTCGTTCTCTAGTTGTTGAAGGAACTGTGGGAGATGCCACATTACGTTCTTTTATGAATTGGGACGCGGTAAACAAAAATCCTGACACACAGAAAATTCTTTTGCATTGGCAAAAATTAGGACAATTCAGAAAAAATCATCCGGCTGTCGGAGCAGGTGTCAATACCGAAATTTCATCAAAACCTTATCTGTGTTCTAGAAATTTCACCAATGGGAAATATTCAGACACAGTCGTAATCGGTTTGGATTTAGCCAAAGGCAAAAAAGAAATTTCTGTGGGCTCTTCTTTCAAAGAAGGAGCCAAAGTGAGAGACGCTTATTCGGGTAAAACGGCAACTGTTTTAAACGGAAAAGTTTCTGTTGATAGTGAGTTTGATATTGTTTTGTTGGAATTACATAAATAA
- a CDS encoding glycoside hydrolase family 13 protein, with amino-acid sequence MKKVVSLLLLISTSVFAQIDRIEPPFWYAGMHNPELQIMFYGKNISENEVTVSNSIAIKDVKKTENPNYLFVTIDTKNVTAQDFVFSFSKNKKVVFTKKYSLKQRRENSASRKSYDASDLIYLVMSDRFANGNPKNDSDKSVTEKGNRSLPGGRHGGDIAGMIQHLDYIKELGATALWPTPLCEDNDKVYSYHTYGQSDVYKIDPRFGTNEEYVQLSAELHKRDMKLIMDYVTNHWGAEHWMMKDLPTYDWLHQFPGYAQTNYRMTTQFDPNASQIDAKMCMDGWFVKSMPDLNQSNPLVNTYLKQNAIWWIEYANLDGFRVDTYSYCDKKGIAEWTKAITDEYPNFNIVGEVWMHDQAQMAYWQKDSKIAAIQNYNSYLPSVMDFTLTETLAKVFNEDNGKWNEGLVNVYENFANDFLYPNINSIMVFAENHDTNRFNEIYQKDFSKYKMAMTLLATVRGIPQIYYGSEIGMAGSKDKDGDAAIRQDFPGGWVGDANNAFAKAGRTPEQEQFFDFSAKLFNWRKTNEAVHFGKMKHYIPENNVYVYFRYTDSKSVMVIINNSKESKTFPTNRFQESIANYKTGNDVLSGKSLDLKKDITIAGKSVLILELK; translated from the coding sequence ATGAAAAAAGTAGTTAGTCTATTACTTCTCATTTCAACTTCAGTTTTTGCCCAGATTGATAGAATTGAACCTCCATTTTGGTATGCAGGAATGCACAATCCAGAATTGCAGATTATGTTTTATGGTAAAAACATTTCTGAAAACGAGGTAACAGTATCCAATAGTATTGCAATAAAAGACGTCAAAAAAACTGAAAATCCGAATTATCTTTTTGTTACAATTGATACAAAAAATGTAACCGCACAAGATTTTGTCTTTTCATTTTCTAAAAACAAAAAAGTTGTTTTTACCAAAAAATATAGTTTGAAACAAAGAAGAGAAAATTCGGCTTCAAGAAAAAGTTACGACGCCTCCGATTTGATTTACTTGGTAATGTCTGATCGTTTCGCCAATGGAAATCCTAAGAATGATAGCGACAAATCGGTTACTGAAAAAGGAAATCGCTCACTTCCCGGCGGAAGACACGGCGGCGATATTGCCGGAATGATTCAGCACTTGGATTACATAAAAGAATTGGGAGCAACGGCACTTTGGCCTACACCGCTTTGTGAAGACAATGACAAAGTGTATTCTTATCATACTTATGGGCAATCTGATGTTTATAAAATAGACCCACGTTTTGGAACCAATGAGGAATATGTTCAGCTTTCTGCCGAATTGCACAAGCGCGACATGAAACTTATTATGGATTATGTGACAAACCATTGGGGAGCCGAACATTGGATGATGAAAGATTTGCCAACTTATGACTGGTTGCATCAATTTCCGGGTTATGCCCAAACCAATTACAGAATGACCACACAGTTTGACCCAAATGCTTCTCAAATTGATGCCAAAATGTGTATGGACGGCTGGTTTGTAAAATCAATGCCTGATCTGAATCAGTCCAATCCTTTGGTGAATACTTATTTGAAACAAAACGCTATTTGGTGGATAGAATACGCCAATTTGGATGGTTTCCGTGTAGATACATATTCCTATTGCGACAAAAAAGGCATCGCCGAATGGACAAAAGCCATTACTGATGAATACCCGAATTTCAACATCGTGGGCGAAGTATGGATGCACGACCAAGCGCAAATGGCATATTGGCAAAAAGACAGTAAAATTGCCGCGATACAAAATTATAATTCGTATTTGCCGTCTGTTATGGATTTTACATTGACCGAAACTCTTGCCAAAGTTTTTAATGAAGATAATGGAAAGTGGAATGAAGGATTGGTAAATGTTTACGAGAATTTCGCTAATGACTTTTTGTATCCGAACATCAACAGTATCATGGTTTTTGCAGAGAATCACGACACAAATCGTTTCAACGAAATTTACCAAAAAGACTTTTCGAAATACAAAATGGCGATGACTTTGTTGGCTACCGTTCGCGGAATACCACAGATTTATTATGGTTCCGAGATTGGAATGGCAGGAAGTAAGGACAAAGACGGTGATGCTGCCATTCGTCAGGATTTCCCGGGTGGATGGGTTGGAGATGCTAATAACGCTTTCGCGAAAGCAGGAAGAACTCCAGAGCAAGAACAATTTTTCGATTTTTCGGCAAAATTATTCAATTGGAGAAAAACCAATGAAGCAGTGCATTTCGGAAAAATGAAACACTACATCCCGGAGAATAATGTATATGTTTATTTCAGATATACAGATTCCAAATCGGTTATGGTGATCATCAATAACAGTAAAGAATCAAAAACTTTTCCAACGAATCGTTTTCAGGAAAGTATTGCCAATTATAAAACAGGAAACGATGTCCTTTCCGGAAAATCCCTTGATTTAAAAAAAGATATTACGATTGCCGGAAAATCGGTTCTGATTTTAGAATTGAAGTAA
- a CDS encoding glycerophosphodiester phosphodiesterase has product MKKILKIGHRGANGYKPENTLVSFEKAIAMGADGIELDVHLSLEGHLIVIHDETIDRTTNGKGVVNQLTLQELKSFRIDDKYEIPTLGEVLDLVNKRCFVNIELKNQDTAEKVVELIEHYISEKKWNKEHFIVSSFDWNALQQVRFLNENIRIGVLTETDLDLAISFARFMKAEALHPDFQLLTDEYTSKIQEKGILVFPWTVNKAEDIQRIKLFNVDGIITDFLDRV; this is encoded by the coding sequence ATGAAAAAAATTCTAAAAATAGGACACCGCGGAGCCAATGGATACAAACCCGAAAACACATTGGTTTCCTTTGAAAAAGCTATTGCAATGGGAGCAGACGGAATTGAATTGGATGTGCATCTAAGCCTGGAAGGCCATTTGATTGTAATCCACGACGAAACCATTGACAGGACGACTAATGGGAAAGGTGTTGTAAACCAATTGACACTTCAGGAATTAAAATCTTTTCGAATCGATGATAAGTACGAAATTCCAACTTTAGGAGAAGTTTTGGATTTGGTCAATAAACGATGTTTTGTAAATATTGAATTAAAAAATCAAGATACAGCCGAGAAAGTTGTCGAGCTAATTGAACACTATATTTCTGAAAAAAAATGGAATAAAGAACATTTTATTGTGTCCAGTTTTGATTGGAATGCCCTTCAGCAAGTTCGTTTTTTAAATGAAAATATCCGAATCGGAGTTTTGACCGAAACCGATTTGGATCTAGCTATTTCTTTCGCCCGATTTATGAAAGCTGAAGCACTGCATCCGGATTTTCAATTATTGACAGATGAATACACATCTAAAATTCAAGAGAAAGGAATCTTGGTTTTTCCTTGGACAGTAAATAAAGCGGAAGACATTCAAAGAATAAAATTATTCAATGTGGATGGCATTATTACCGATTTTTTGGATAGGGTTTAA
- a CDS encoding glycoside hydrolase family 31 protein, whose amino-acid sequence MKKIILFLLISSFSFAQNANRKFESYKVSQNTLEIKTSDGQYFIKPYSDKIIETTFLPTGEKLNSNSHAVVLSPEKVTFKIKQTQNELVYSSNGIAVSITKSPFQIKYLYKNNLLISEKNGFVKRATNSKEQPQETLEFNLDGTEALYGAGARALGMNRRGNRLELYNQADYGYGTHSKKMNFSIPLVMSSKIYAVHFDNGAIGWLDLDSKKDNTLVYETISGRKTYQVIAGDSWTDLTSNYTSLTGRQPLVPRWVLGNFSSRFGYHSQDEVTKTIDKYIKDEIPVDAIILDLYWFGKTVTGTMGNLDWDKDNFSNPTKMITDLNSKGVKTVLITEPFILTTSSKWNDAVDKKVLATDNAGNPFKYDFFFGNTGLVDVFKPEGKTWFWNIYKGLINQGVGGWWGDLGEPEVFPSASLTAQGKADEVHNVYGHTWAKMINDGYAKDFPNVRPFILMRAGYSGSQHYGMIPWSGDVGRSWEGLQSQPEIALQMGIQGMAYMHSDLGGFAGDYFDNELYVRWLQYGVFQPVYRPHAQEDVASEPVNKDILTKAKVKKQIELRYQMLPYNYTLAFENNNKGLPLMRPLFFEEPTNEKLLNSCDSYLWGNDFLVKPITKAGVTNTTVYFPKNNNWYDFYTGVKHEGGATENLAVSADNIPVFVRGGAFIPMIKTIQNTTKYSLANFDLHFYFDEKTTSSVGKLYNDDGLTPNAFEKGVYEILNFSSNVSAKEISLKIKTSVGKIFASADKNVTLLVHNISSKPAKITVNGANVDFKTNAKTLEIPVVLKKGLNYEIKIQL is encoded by the coding sequence ATGAAAAAAATAATTCTATTCCTTTTAATTTCAAGTTTTTCATTTGCCCAAAACGCAAACCGAAAATTTGAAAGCTATAAAGTCTCCCAAAACACTTTGGAAATTAAAACCTCTGATGGGCAATATTTCATCAAACCCTATTCGGATAAAATAATTGAAACCACATTTTTGCCTACGGGGGAAAAATTAAATTCCAATTCACACGCGGTTGTTTTAAGTCCTGAAAAAGTTACTTTCAAAATAAAACAAACTCAAAACGAATTGGTATATTCTTCTAACGGAATTGCCGTTTCCATCACCAAAAGTCCTTTTCAAATCAAATATTTGTATAAAAATAATTTGTTGATTTCAGAGAAAAACGGGTTTGTAAAAAGAGCAACAAACAGCAAAGAACAGCCACAAGAAACTCTGGAATTTAATTTGGATGGAACCGAAGCGCTTTACGGAGCCGGAGCCCGAGCTTTGGGAATGAACCGTCGCGGGAATCGTTTGGAATTGTATAACCAAGCCGATTATGGTTACGGAACACATTCCAAAAAAATGAATTTCTCCATTCCATTGGTAATGTCGTCCAAAATTTATGCAGTGCATTTTGATAACGGAGCCATCGGCTGGTTGGATTTAGACAGCAAAAAAGACAATACTTTGGTTTATGAAACCATTTCAGGCAGAAAAACATATCAGGTAATTGCGGGTGATTCCTGGACCGATTTGACTTCGAATTATACTTCATTGACGGGAAGACAACCACTTGTTCCGCGTTGGGTTTTGGGGAATTTCTCAAGCAGATTCGGTTATCATTCACAAGATGAAGTGACCAAAACCATTGACAAATACATCAAAGACGAAATCCCTGTAGACGCAATCATCTTAGATTTATATTGGTTTGGAAAAACGGTTACGGGAACGATGGGAAATTTGGATTGGGACAAAGACAATTTTTCGAATCCAACAAAAATGATAACTGATTTGAACAGCAAAGGAGTCAAAACCGTATTGATTACTGAGCCTTTTATTCTGACCACTTCAAGCAAATGGAATGATGCAGTTGATAAAAAAGTTTTGGCGACAGATAATGCAGGGAATCCATTCAAATATGATTTCTTTTTCGGGAATACCGGACTTGTCGATGTATTCAAACCCGAAGGAAAAACTTGGTTTTGGAACATTTACAAAGGTTTAATCAACCAAGGTGTTGGCGGTTGGTGGGGTGATTTAGGAGAACCCGAAGTATTTCCGTCAGCTTCATTAACAGCTCAAGGAAAAGCTGATGAAGTACATAATGTTTACGGACATACTTGGGCCAAAATGATTAACGATGGTTATGCAAAAGATTTTCCAAATGTGCGTCCGTTTATCTTAATGCGTGCCGGATATTCGGGTTCACAGCATTACGGAATGATTCCGTGGTCGGGCGATGTGGGGCGTTCTTGGGAAGGATTGCAATCACAACCCGAAATTGCTTTGCAGATGGGAATACAGGGAATGGCCTATATGCACTCGGATTTGGGAGGATTTGCGGGGGATTATTTTGATAACGAATTATATGTTCGTTGGTTGCAGTATGGCGTTTTTCAGCCGGTTTATCGTCCGCACGCGCAGGAAGATGTAGCTTCAGAACCTGTTAACAAAGACATTCTGACCAAGGCCAAAGTCAAAAAACAAATCGAATTGCGTTACCAAATGTTGCCGTACAATTACACCTTGGCTTTTGAAAATAACAACAAAGGTTTGCCATTGATGCGTCCCTTATTTTTTGAAGAACCAACTAATGAAAAGTTACTGAATTCCTGTGATTCCTATTTATGGGGGAATGATTTTTTGGTAAAACCAATTACCAAAGCAGGAGTTACCAATACGACTGTTTATTTTCCAAAAAACAACAATTGGTATGACTTTTATACGGGTGTCAAACATGAAGGAGGAGCGACAGAAAACTTAGCCGTTTCGGCTGATAACATCCCTGTTTTTGTTCGCGGAGGCGCTTTTATCCCGATGATAAAAACGATTCAAAACACGACAAAATATTCGTTGGCGAATTTTGATTTGCATTTTTATTTTGATGAAAAAACAACATCAAGTGTTGGGAAATTATACAATGATGACGGTCTAACGCCAAATGCTTTCGAAAAAGGCGTTTATGAAATTTTGAATTTTTCAAGTAATGTATCGGCAAAAGAAATTAGCTTAAAAATAAAAACTTCTGTTGGAAAAATATTTGCAAGTGCTGACAAAAACGTTACTTTATTGGTTCACAACATCAGTTCAAAACCAGCGAAGATTACCGTTAATGGGGCAAATGTGGATTTTAAAACAAATGCCAAAACACTTGAAATTCCGGTGGTATTGAAAAAAGGATTGAATTACGAAATCAAAATACAGTTATAA
- the pgmB gene encoding beta-phosphoglucomutase, with protein sequence MKKRKGFIFDLDGVIVDTAKYHFLAWKKIANGLGIDFTLEHNELLKGVSRVRSLDIILELGKVEVSQEEKDKWLIQKNEDYLSYLVDMNETEILPGVMKVLKFLKANNQLIALGSASKNARPILEKTGVLSYFDAVVDGNDVVNAKPDPEVFVHAARLLNVTNEDSIVFEDSVAGVQAANIAKMMSIGIGEEKTLHEAEYIFKDFTEINSTFLELLINK encoded by the coding sequence ATGAAAAAGAGAAAAGGATTTATTTTTGATTTAGACGGTGTAATTGTTGACACTGCCAAATATCATTTTTTGGCGTGGAAAAAAATTGCGAATGGATTAGGAATTGATTTTACATTGGAACACAATGAATTATTAAAAGGAGTAAGCCGTGTGCGTTCCTTGGATATAATCCTTGAATTGGGAAAAGTAGAAGTCTCACAGGAAGAGAAAGATAAATGGTTAATTCAAAAGAATGAAGATTATCTTTCGTATTTGGTTGATATGAATGAGACTGAGATTCTCCCTGGGGTGATGAAAGTTTTAAAGTTTTTAAAGGCAAATAATCAATTAATTGCATTGGGTTCTGCCAGTAAAAATGCCAGACCTATTCTAGAAAAAACCGGAGTTTTAAGCTATTTTGATGCTGTTGTTGATGGGAATGACGTTGTCAATGCCAAGCCAGATCCAGAAGTATTTGTTCATGCCGCCCGACTTCTTAATGTAACGAATGAAGATTCTATTGTTTTTGAAGATTCTGTTGCGGGCGTACAAGCTGCCAATATTGCAAAAATGATGAGCATTGGTATTGGAGAAGAGAAAACATTGCATGAAGCGGAATACATTTTCAAAGATTTCACCGAAATAAATTCCACTTTTTTAGAATTATTAATCAATAAATAA